The following coding sequences are from one Dreissena polymorpha isolate Duluth1 chromosome 8, UMN_Dpol_1.0, whole genome shotgun sequence window:
- the LOC127842271 gene encoding AP-5 complex subunit sigma-1-like, whose product MVHAFILHTLFPGSCKVLFYKIYGRSGCTSEDNEGTDSARPERGNIDYIASQVHSEFQFRRSVTNRSVEEEVQSLSQEDQLPQFELGFLRLPAEALYSEEKIVVWLGTGNTCFTLVCHKNENRTIAEHVLKILIRCTQDYLRLLNQPAEASLKGERMCLILSRFLPDGTLVFMNHRVVRSIERELELLIKT is encoded by the exons ATGGTTCACGCCTTCATCTTGCACACCTTATTTCCCGGATCTTGTAAGGTTCTGTTCTACAAGATATACGGAAGATCTGGCTGCACGAGCGAGGACAATGAGGGAACGGACAGTGCGCGACCAGAAAGAGGGAACATCGACTACATCGCTTCACAG GTGCACTCCGAGTTTCAGTTCCGGCGCAGCGTAACTAACAGATCGGTCGAGGAGGAAGTCCAGTCGCTTAGTCAGGAGGACCAACTTCCGCAGTTCGAACTCGGTTTCCTGCGACTACCGGCCGAGGCCCTGTACTCGGAAGAGAAGATTGTCGTCTGGTTGGGGACCGGAAACACGTGTTTTACTCTGGTCTGCCACAAGAACGAAAATAGAACAATCGCGGAGCACGTCCTTAAGATCTTGATACGCTGCACACAGGACTATCTCAGGTTATTGAACCAACCCGCGGAGGCGTCACTAAAAGGGGAGAGAATGTGCCTGATATTGAGCCGGTTTCTTCCGGACGGAACCCTCGTGTTCATGAACCACCGGGTCGTGCGCAGCATCGAAAGAGAACTGGAATTGTTGATCAAGACATGA